In Vibrio diazotrophicus, the following proteins share a genomic window:
- a CDS encoding MarR family winged helix-turn-helix transcriptional regulator gives MTTPSIGYLLWDVTRIVRKRYESASSSTCLTLAQAKALSHIACRQGVKQVDLAEVLDIKPMTLVRVIDSLVEEGFVERRPDPTDRRAHLIYLLPAADEQLKKVKSVANGIWAEALGGLSEQEIEQFVKTLNHIHSNLSLENKPKS, from the coding sequence ATGACAACTCCATCGATAGGGTATTTGCTTTGGGACGTGACGCGCATCGTACGAAAACGCTACGAATCTGCGTCGAGTTCTACATGCTTAACGCTCGCTCAAGCAAAAGCTTTGTCGCATATCGCTTGTCGCCAAGGTGTTAAACAGGTCGATTTGGCGGAAGTGTTAGACATCAAACCTATGACGTTAGTCAGAGTGATCGACTCACTGGTCGAGGAAGGTTTTGTTGAAAGACGTCCTGACCCTACAGACAGACGTGCTCATCTCATCTATTTGCTTCCGGCAGCGGATGAGCAACTTAAAAAAGTGAAAAGTGTCGCCAATGGTATCTGGGCAGAAGCGCTGGGCGGTCTTTCAGAACAAGAAATCGAGCAGTTTGTTAAAACGCTCAATCATATACATAGCAATCTTTCTTTAGAAAACAAACCAAAGTCTTAA
- the acnD gene encoding Fe/S-dependent 2-methylisocitrate dehydratase AcnD, with protein sequence MNNTYKKTLPGSQISYFDTREAVNQISPNAYEKLPYTSRVLAENLVRRCDPETLVDSLKQIIERKRDMDFPWYPARVVCHDILGQTALVDLAGLRDAIADQGGDPAKVNPVVETQLIVDHSLAVEHAGFDPEAFDKNRAIEERRNEDRFHFIEWCKTAFENVSVIPAGNGIMHQINLEKMSPVIQVKDGVAFPDTCVGTDSHTPHVDSLGVIAIGVGGLEAETVMLGRPSMMRLPDIVGVKLIGKRKSGITATDIVLAITEFLRNEKVVSCYLEFYGEGAKDLTIGDRATISNMTPEYGASAGMFYIDEQTINYLKLTGRDAEQVALVEQYAKGTGLWADSLENAEYERVLEFDLSSVERNLAGPSNPHRRLPTSQLVARGIAGKWEEKEGEMPDGAVIIAAITSCTNTSNPRNVVAAGLLAKKANQLGLVRKPWVKTSFAPGSKVAKLYLEEAGLLPELEQLGFGIVGYACTTCNGMSGALDPVIQQEIIDRDLYATAVLSGNRNFDGRIHPYAKQAFLTSPPLVVAYALAGTIRFDIERDVLGHDANGNPIYLNDVWPSDEEIDQVVGQHVKPEQFNQVYIQMFKLDDAQKSSSPLYDWRPMSTYIRRPPYWEGALAGERTLKGMRPLAVLGDNITTDHLSPSNAILASSAAGEYLTKMNVPEEDFNSYATHRGDHLTAQRATFANPKLFNEMVKENGEVVQGSLARIEPEGKVTRMWEAIETYMERKQPLIIVAGADYGQGSSRDWAAKGVRLAGVEAIVAEGFERIHRTNLVGMGVLPLQFKDGVNRNTLALDGTELYDVVGEIKPGVDLALVITRSNGEKLDVAVTCRLDTADEVNVYNAGGVLQRFAQDFLAQ encoded by the coding sequence ATGAACAATACTTATAAAAAAACGCTTCCGGGAAGCCAGATTAGTTATTTTGACACTCGTGAAGCCGTTAATCAGATATCTCCAAATGCTTACGAAAAGCTGCCTTATACTTCGCGCGTGCTAGCGGAAAACTTAGTACGCCGATGCGATCCTGAAACATTAGTCGACTCACTGAAGCAGATTATTGAACGCAAACGCGATATGGACTTCCCTTGGTATCCAGCACGCGTTGTGTGCCACGATATCTTAGGACAAACAGCATTAGTTGACCTTGCTGGACTGCGTGATGCGATTGCAGATCAGGGCGGTGACCCAGCCAAAGTTAACCCAGTGGTTGAAACTCAACTGATCGTTGATCACTCTCTTGCTGTTGAACATGCCGGATTCGATCCAGAAGCCTTTGATAAAAACCGAGCGATAGAAGAGCGTCGTAACGAAGACAGATTCCACTTTATCGAATGGTGTAAAACCGCATTTGAGAATGTCAGTGTTATCCCGGCGGGTAATGGCATCATGCACCAGATTAACCTAGAAAAAATGTCGCCAGTGATTCAAGTCAAAGATGGCGTGGCATTTCCTGATACCTGTGTGGGCACTGACAGTCATACGCCACACGTGGATTCATTGGGCGTGATTGCCATTGGTGTTGGTGGGTTAGAAGCTGAAACCGTGATGCTCGGTCGTCCTTCCATGATGCGCTTACCTGACATCGTAGGTGTGAAACTGATTGGTAAGCGTAAATCGGGCATTACCGCTACGGACATCGTGCTGGCTATTACTGAATTTCTGCGTAATGAAAAAGTGGTCTCGTGCTACTTGGAGTTCTATGGTGAAGGCGCCAAAGATCTTACCATCGGAGACCGTGCCACTATCTCTAACATGACGCCAGAATACGGTGCGAGTGCGGGTATGTTCTACATCGATGAGCAGACCATCAACTACCTAAAACTGACTGGTCGCGATGCCGAGCAAGTTGCATTGGTTGAGCAATACGCAAAAGGAACCGGATTATGGGCTGATAGTCTTGAAAATGCAGAATATGAACGCGTTTTGGAGTTCGATTTATCCAGTGTAGAACGCAACTTGGCAGGTCCTTCCAACCCACATCGTCGTCTACCTACTTCTCAACTGGTCGCTCGAGGTATTGCTGGTAAGTGGGAAGAAAAAGAGGGTGAGATGCCAGATGGCGCAGTGATCATCGCTGCAATAACTTCCTGTACCAACACCAGTAACCCTCGCAACGTGGTTGCTGCCGGTTTGCTGGCAAAAAAAGCCAATCAACTTGGACTTGTTCGTAAACCTTGGGTGAAAACTTCGTTTGCACCAGGTTCAAAAGTAGCAAAGCTTTACTTAGAAGAAGCGGGTTTGCTCCCTGAATTGGAACAGCTTGGGTTTGGTATCGTTGGTTATGCCTGTACGACTTGTAATGGTATGAGCGGCGCGTTAGATCCAGTGATTCAGCAAGAGATCATTGACCGTGACTTATACGCTACTGCGGTATTGTCTGGTAACCGTAACTTCGATGGTCGTATCCATCCTTATGCCAAACAAGCATTTTTAACGTCTCCACCGCTTGTGGTTGCTTATGCTTTAGCTGGAACCATTCGTTTTGATATTGAACGCGACGTGCTAGGTCATGACGCAAACGGCAATCCAATCTATCTCAATGACGTTTGGCCAAGTGATGAAGAGATTGACCAAGTCGTTGGTCAACACGTTAAACCAGAGCAGTTTAATCAAGTCTACATTCAGATGTTTAAACTGGATGACGCACAAAAGAGCAGCAGCCCTCTGTATGACTGGCGTCCGATGAGCACATATATCCGTCGACCGCCTTATTGGGAAGGCGCGTTAGCAGGTGAGAGAACTCTAAAAGGTATGCGTCCATTAGCGGTATTGGGTGACAACATCACTACTGACCACTTATCGCCTTCGAATGCGATCTTGGCATCCAGTGCGGCAGGGGAATACCTGACGAAGATGAATGTACCGGAAGAAGATTTTAACTCTTACGCGACACACCGTGGTGATCACTTAACCGCGCAACGTGCAACCTTTGCTAACCCGAAACTGTTTAACGAAATGGTGAAGGAAAATGGTGAAGTGGTGCAGGGCTCACTGGCTCGTATTGAACCAGAAGGCAAAGTGACTCGTATGTGGGAAGCGATAGAAACCTACATGGAACGCAAACAACCGCTGATTATTGTCGCTGGTGCAGATTACGGGCAAGGGTCATCACGAGACTGGGCTGCCAAAGGCGTTCGTCTTGCGGGCGTTGAAGCGATTGTCGCAGAGGGCTTTGAGCGCATTCACCGTACTAACTTAGTCGGCATGGGCGTATTACCGCTGCAGTTTAAAGATGGTGTAAATCGCAACACTTTAGCTTTGGATGGTACTGAACTATACGATGTGGTGGGTGAGATTAAACCGGGTGTGGATTTGGCATTGGTCATTACCCGCAGTAACGGCGAAAAACTGGATGTGGCGGTAACCTGTCGCTTAGACACCGCCGACGAAGTCAATGTGTATAACGCCGGTGGCGTATTACAGCGTTTTGCACAAGATTTCCTAGCGCAGTAG
- a CDS encoding HlyD family secretion protein, with protein sequence MSNSKPEHEKPVSTLVPKSRRKTKRAVMLFLVPLLAVAGGVAIYLHGGRYVETENAYVKADKTSITSEVSGRIVDVPVEENQLVKAGDLLLQIDPTSYKIAVEQARANLNDVKTTLTTLKAEYQSKLANIEVSKSQHEYLKKEEKRQLDLLKKKYTSQSQYDSARQNTLLVELEVNALKKGLKQVEESLGGDVNAPIELHPKYRAAVAALDKAENDLAHVNLYAPADGVVTKVVEKGQYISPGSLAMMLVSDSDIWIEANFTETELTHVKTGQDVEVKVDYAPGFTWKGKVESLSPATGAEFSVIPAQNATGNWVKIAQRLPIRIRLEQEEGAPKLRAGLSAVVTVDTHYQRNLSL encoded by the coding sequence ATGTCTAATTCCAAACCAGAGCATGAAAAACCGGTTTCAACATTAGTGCCTAAATCGCGTCGTAAAACCAAGCGTGCCGTTATGCTCTTTCTCGTCCCTTTACTGGCTGTAGCTGGCGGTGTCGCCATTTATCTGCATGGCGGTAGATATGTTGAAACAGAAAATGCTTATGTTAAAGCGGACAAAACATCGATCACTTCTGAAGTATCTGGTCGTATTGTTGATGTGCCAGTGGAAGAGAACCAGTTAGTGAAAGCAGGAGACTTGCTGCTTCAAATTGACCCGACGTCATACAAAATTGCCGTCGAACAAGCTCGCGCCAATTTGAATGATGTAAAGACCACGCTAACGACTTTGAAAGCAGAATACCAAAGCAAACTGGCTAACATTGAAGTATCAAAAAGCCAGCACGAATACCTGAAGAAAGAAGAAAAGCGTCAACTTGATCTGCTCAAGAAAAAGTACACCTCTCAATCTCAATATGATTCAGCTCGTCAAAATACGCTGCTGGTTGAGCTTGAAGTGAACGCGCTTAAAAAAGGGTTAAAGCAGGTTGAAGAGAGTCTGGGCGGTGATGTGAACGCACCCATCGAACTTCACCCTAAATATCGTGCAGCGGTAGCGGCGTTAGATAAAGCGGAAAATGATCTTGCGCACGTAAACCTTTATGCGCCTGCTGATGGTGTGGTGACAAAAGTTGTGGAGAAAGGTCAGTACATTTCACCGGGAAGCTTAGCAATGATGTTGGTGTCGGATTCAGACATCTGGATTGAAGCAAACTTTACCGAAACTGAATTAACACACGTGAAAACCGGTCAAGATGTTGAAGTGAAAGTGGACTACGCACCGGGCTTTACTTGGAAAGGTAAAGTAGAAAGCTTAAGCCCTGCAACAGGTGCTGAGTTCTCGGTTATTCCAGCACAGAACGCAACGGGTAACTGGGTGAAGATCGCTCAACGTTTACCAATCCGCATTCGTTTAGAGCAAGAAGAAGGTGCGCCGAAACTGCGCGCTGGTTTAAGTGCCGTAGTCACTGTCGACACTCATTATCAACGTAACCTGTCACTGTAA
- a CDS encoding propionyl-CoA synthetase: protein MSAYLKEYLWAKEQPESFWHAQAQKIDWFEFPQTILKKDENGIERWYPDGLLNTSWLALDYHCEQGRGDQTALIYDSPVTGKKQRYSYFALRDTVARIAGMLADQGVTKGDRVIIYMPMIPEAAMAMLACARLGAIHSVVFGGFAPNELAVRIEDAEPKVIMTASCGIEINKVIPYKPMVDKAIMDSRWKPEKVVVFQRPECLADLDNERDLDWSAQYEKALPHACVPVLATDPLYILYTSGTTGKPKGVVRDNGGHAVAMKYSMSCIYDMPQDGVFWAASDVGWVVGHSYIVYAPLIHGCTTILYEGKPVRTPDPGAFWRVCQEYKVTALFSAPTAFRAIKKEDPNGELLEKYNLNHLKTIFMAGERLDPPTLEWVQEKTNKPVIDHWWQTETGWAIAGNPTGIELMPVKAGSATKPIPGYQVEILNEVGEVLPPNQQGFVALKRPLPPSCLTTVWRNHDRFETGYLAQFPDYYVSGDGGYLDEDGYLFIMGRIDDVINVAGHRLSTGEMEEIVGAHPAVAECAVVGVHDELKGQLPLGLVVLKDGVKVDLESLESELVNSVRSHIGAVACFKHALVVERLPKTRSGKILRRIIRQIADGESYTVPSTIDDPSSLNELEKILHV from the coding sequence ATGTCTGCGTATTTGAAGGAATATCTATGGGCAAAAGAGCAACCGGAATCGTTCTGGCATGCGCAAGCCCAGAAAATCGATTGGTTTGAATTTCCGCAAACTATTTTAAAGAAAGACGAAAACGGCATCGAACGCTGGTATCCCGATGGGTTGCTTAATACGTCTTGGCTTGCATTGGATTATCACTGCGAGCAAGGTCGAGGCGACCAAACCGCACTCATTTATGATTCGCCTGTGACAGGTAAAAAACAGCGTTATAGCTATTTCGCATTACGTGACACTGTAGCGCGTATCGCTGGTATGCTGGCTGACCAAGGGGTCACAAAAGGCGATCGAGTGATTATCTATATGCCGATGATCCCGGAAGCAGCCATGGCGATGTTAGCTTGTGCGCGTCTTGGAGCAATTCACTCTGTGGTATTCGGTGGTTTTGCACCCAATGAGCTTGCTGTTCGTATTGAAGATGCAGAACCGAAAGTGATCATGACCGCTTCGTGCGGTATTGAAATCAATAAGGTCATTCCATACAAGCCTATGGTCGATAAAGCGATCATGGATAGCCGCTGGAAACCCGAAAAAGTGGTGGTATTCCAACGTCCTGAATGCTTAGCCGATCTCGACAACGAGCGCGATTTAGATTGGAGTGCACAGTACGAGAAAGCATTGCCTCATGCCTGTGTACCAGTGTTGGCAACAGATCCTCTCTACATTCTTTATACCTCAGGTACCACGGGCAAGCCTAAAGGTGTGGTTCGTGATAATGGTGGACACGCCGTTGCCATGAAGTACTCAATGAGCTGTATTTACGATATGCCGCAAGACGGCGTATTTTGGGCTGCGTCAGATGTGGGCTGGGTGGTAGGGCATTCCTACATTGTGTATGCGCCGCTTATTCATGGTTGCACGACGATTTTATACGAAGGTAAACCAGTAAGAACACCGGATCCGGGCGCTTTCTGGCGTGTTTGTCAGGAATACAAGGTGACGGCTTTGTTCTCCGCACCAACCGCTTTTCGTGCCATTAAGAAAGAAGACCCGAATGGCGAACTTTTAGAGAAGTACAATCTGAATCATCTGAAAACCATTTTTATGGCTGGTGAGCGATTAGATCCTCCAACGCTAGAATGGGTACAAGAGAAAACCAACAAACCCGTTATCGATCACTGGTGGCAAACCGAAACAGGCTGGGCAATTGCGGGTAACCCGACAGGTATTGAATTAATGCCTGTGAAAGCTGGCTCTGCGACTAAGCCAATTCCGGGCTATCAAGTTGAAATCTTGAACGAAGTGGGAGAGGTTCTTCCTCCCAATCAACAGGGTTTTGTGGCACTAAAAAGACCGTTACCACCAAGTTGTTTGACCACAGTTTGGCGTAACCATGATCGATTCGAAACAGGTTATTTAGCTCAGTTCCCTGATTACTATGTCTCGGGCGATGGGGGTTATCTGGATGAAGACGGATATCTGTTCATTATGGGACGAATCGATGATGTGATTAACGTTGCCGGACATCGACTCTCGACTGGCGAGATGGAAGAGATTGTTGGTGCCCACCCAGCGGTTGCTGAATGTGCGGTTGTCGGTGTGCATGACGAACTCAAAGGCCAGCTTCCATTAGGCTTGGTTGTGTTGAAAGACGGTGTGAAAGTTGATCTCGAATCGCTGGAATCTGAACTGGTCAATAGTGTTCGTAGCCATATCGGTGCCGTCGCATGCTTTAAACATGCCTTGGTCGTGGAGCGTTTACCGAAAACACGTTCAGGAAAGATATTGCGCCGTATTATCCGTCAGATCGCAGACGGAGAAAGTTACACTGTCCCTTCTACCATTGATGACCCAAGCAGTTTGAATGAGTTAGAGAAAATTCTGCACGTTTAA
- a CDS encoding DHA2 family efflux MFS transporter permease subunit: MNSHVEAVPEEEPASKRAFITLSVMLATIMQALDTTIANVALPHMKGTMSATQDQISWVLTSYIVASAIAMPLTGFVAARIGRKRLFLFSVVGFTFASVLCGAAQSLEQIILFRLLQGIFGASLVPLSQSVLLDTYPTEQHGSAMAMWGVGVMVGPILGPSLGGWLTEYYNWRWVFYINVPFGIMAWLGIAAYVKETKLDPDRRFDLFGFALLGIAIGSLQMFLDRGESLNWFSSLEVIIEASLAVLTFYMFAVHMFTHRAPFLDPMMFKDRNYVVGLLFGFMIGVILLATMALLPPFLQNLMGYPVLDVGLLLTPRGFGTMTGMMIVGRLSGKVDLRYLVTIGLLLMIVSLWQMTKFSVDVTRWEIIWTGTVQGLGLGLVFVPLSTLTFSTLAPRYRNEGTALYSLVRNIGSSIGISLVTTYLSHRVQINHAVYAEHINHFNPALQDAVQKGVYDLSTTTGLVNLNNMVTKQASIFGYLQDFRFMMYVCIFMLPLLVLLRRPGASK, encoded by the coding sequence ATGAATAGTCACGTCGAAGCAGTGCCGGAAGAAGAGCCAGCCAGTAAGCGCGCATTTATCACACTTTCTGTGATGCTTGCGACCATTATGCAGGCACTTGATACCACGATTGCCAACGTTGCTCTGCCTCATATGAAAGGCACCATGAGTGCAACGCAGGATCAGATCTCATGGGTTCTGACCTCTTACATTGTCGCTTCAGCCATTGCTATGCCGTTAACCGGTTTTGTTGCAGCGCGTATTGGTCGTAAGCGCTTGTTTTTGTTCTCAGTGGTGGGCTTTACCTTTGCTTCTGTGCTTTGTGGTGCTGCGCAATCGCTGGAACAAATCATTTTGTTCCGTCTGTTACAGGGTATTTTCGGCGCTAGTTTAGTTCCGCTATCACAGTCAGTATTGCTTGATACCTACCCGACAGAACAACACGGTTCCGCTATGGCGATGTGGGGTGTGGGGGTTATGGTTGGCCCAATCTTAGGGCCATCATTAGGTGGTTGGTTAACGGAGTATTACAACTGGCGTTGGGTATTCTACATCAACGTACCGTTTGGCATTATGGCGTGGTTGGGTATCGCAGCTTACGTAAAAGAGACCAAACTCGACCCAGACCGCCGTTTTGACCTGTTTGGTTTTGCACTTTTAGGTATTGCGATAGGCAGCTTACAGATGTTCTTGGACAGAGGAGAATCACTCAACTGGTTCTCAAGTCTTGAAGTGATCATCGAGGCTTCTTTGGCTGTTCTGACCTTCTACATGTTTGCCGTACATATGTTTACCCATAGAGCGCCGTTCCTTGACCCTATGATGTTCAAAGATCGAAACTACGTGGTTGGCTTGCTGTTCGGCTTTATGATTGGGGTTATTTTGCTGGCAACGATGGCTCTGCTACCGCCGTTTTTACAAAACTTGATGGGTTATCCGGTATTGGATGTCGGTCTATTACTGACGCCTCGTGGTTTCGGTACGATGACAGGGATGATGATTGTCGGGCGCTTATCAGGAAAGGTGGATCTGCGATATCTCGTGACCATTGGTTTGTTACTGATGATTGTTTCGCTGTGGCAAATGACCAAGTTCTCGGTAGACGTTACGCGCTGGGAAATTATCTGGACAGGTACCGTTCAGGGGCTGGGTTTGGGTTTGGTGTTTGTGCCGCTGTCGACATTAACCTTCTCGACTTTAGCTCCTCGCTACCGCAATGAAGGTACTGCGTTATATAGCTTGGTTCGAAACATCGGCAGTAGTATCGGTATATCTTTGGTGACAACCTACTTGTCGCATCGAGTGCAAATTAACCATGCGGTTTACGCCGAACACATCAACCACTTCAACCCAGCGTTACAAGATGCGGTTCAGAAGGGTGTTTATGATCTTTCAACCACGACAGGATTGGTGAATTTGAACAACATGGTAACTAAGCAAGCGTCTATCTTTGGTTATCTGCAAGATTTTCGTTTTATGATGTACGTGTGCATCTTCATGCTGCCTTTGTTGGTCTTGTTGCGCAGGCCGGGAGCCAGTAAATAA
- the prpF gene encoding 2-methylaconitate cis-trans isomerase PrpF, whose protein sequence is MASQIKVPATYMRGGTSKGVFFRLDDLPKAAQVAGEARDKLLMRVIGSPDPYGKQIDGMGGATSSTSKTVIVSKSERADHDVDYLFGQVSIDSPFVDWSGNCGNLSAAIGPFAIHAGLIPESRIPDNGIVEVRVWQVNISKTIVVHVPIVNGMVQETGDFELDGVTFPAAEIQVDFMDPADGEGSMFPTGNLVDDLVVPDIGTLNVTMINAGIPTIFVDAAAIGYQGTELQDDINNDVNALAMFEKIRAYGALKMGLIQNLEEAKTRQHTPKVAFVAKPKTYQSSSGKTVLESDVDVLVRALSMGKLHHAMMGTAAVSIAAAACVPGTLVNLAAGGGEKQSVTFGHPSGTLKVGAKASATEQNGWKVEKAVMSRSARVLMEGWVRVPAETIETC, encoded by the coding sequence ATGGCTTCTCAAATCAAAGTTCCTGCTACCTACATGCGTGGGGGAACCAGTAAAGGCGTATTTTTTAGGCTTGATGACTTACCAAAAGCCGCGCAAGTCGCGGGTGAAGCGCGCGACAAACTGCTGATGCGCGTTATCGGTAGCCCAGATCCTTATGGCAAACAAATTGATGGCATGGGCGGCGCTACTTCAAGCACGAGTAAGACGGTAATTGTGTCGAAAAGCGAACGTGCTGACCATGACGTTGATTATCTGTTCGGTCAGGTGTCTATCGATAGTCCGTTTGTCGATTGGAGTGGTAATTGCGGCAACTTGTCTGCAGCTATTGGGCCGTTCGCGATTCATGCCGGTCTCATTCCTGAATCGCGGATTCCTGATAACGGCATTGTCGAAGTGCGCGTGTGGCAGGTGAATATCAGCAAAACTATCGTCGTTCATGTACCTATCGTTAATGGAATGGTTCAGGAAACGGGGGATTTTGAACTGGACGGAGTGACTTTCCCAGCCGCTGAAATTCAGGTCGATTTTATGGACCCAGCGGACGGTGAAGGTTCGATGTTCCCAACAGGTAACTTGGTGGATGATTTAGTTGTGCCTGATATCGGTACACTCAATGTCACCATGATCAACGCTGGAATTCCGACGATTTTTGTCGATGCTGCTGCCATTGGCTATCAGGGTACTGAGCTGCAAGATGACATCAATAACGACGTTAACGCGTTGGCTATGTTTGAAAAAATTCGTGCTTATGGCGCGTTAAAAATGGGTTTAATCCAAAATTTAGAAGAGGCGAAAACTCGCCAGCATACGCCTAAAGTAGCGTTTGTTGCTAAGCCGAAAACGTATCAATCGTCGAGTGGTAAAACCGTTCTAGAGTCAGATGTTGATGTACTGGTTAGAGCGCTCTCTATGGGTAAATTGCACCACGCAATGATGGGGACAGCTGCCGTCTCCATCGCTGCGGCGGCTTGCGTGCCCGGCACCTTAGTCAATTTGGCTGCAGGTGGTGGAGAAAAACAATCTGTTACTTTTGGTCACCCGTCCGGAACATTAAAGGTAGGTGCAAAAGCCAGTGCGACAGAACAAAACGGCTGGAAAGTAGAAAAAGCCGTGATGAGTCGCAGCGCACGAGTGTTAATGGAAGGCTGGGTAAGAGTTCCCGCTGAAACCATCGAAACTTGTTAA
- the prpB gene encoding methylisocitrate lyase has product MLSPGAKFRLAVKTSNPLQIVGTINPYCAMMAKKLGHQAIYLSGGGIANASYGLPDLGITTLNDVLVDVDRITNACDLPLLVDIDTGFGGAFNIGRTIKAMEKAGAAAVHMEDQVAQKRCGHRPNKAIVSLEEMADRVKAAVDARYNPEFVIMARTDALAVEGMDSAIERAIACVEAGADMIFPEAMTELQQYERFSTALHSATGKHVPILANITEFGQTPLYNCEELAKSKVDMVLYPLSAFRAMNKAAEMVYSHILENGNQEALLDSMQTRKELYEYLNYHSYEVKLDQLFSK; this is encoded by the coding sequence ATGTTAAGCCCAGGAGCAAAGTTTCGACTTGCAGTGAAAACCAGTAACCCATTGCAGATTGTCGGCACTATAAACCCATATTGCGCCATGATGGCAAAAAAATTGGGTCACCAAGCGATATATCTTTCCGGTGGCGGTATCGCTAATGCGTCATACGGATTACCGGATCTTGGCATCACCACACTCAATGACGTGTTGGTTGATGTTGACCGCATTACCAACGCGTGTGATTTGCCTCTTCTCGTGGATATTGATACAGGCTTTGGTGGCGCTTTCAATATTGGTCGCACCATTAAAGCAATGGAAAAAGCAGGTGCTGCTGCGGTTCACATGGAAGACCAAGTGGCGCAAAAACGTTGTGGTCACCGTCCGAATAAAGCCATTGTCAGTTTGGAAGAGATGGCAGATCGCGTAAAAGCAGCGGTTGATGCTCGCTATAACCCTGAATTTGTCATCATGGCTCGCACTGATGCGCTTGCGGTTGAAGGTATGGATAGTGCCATTGAACGTGCCATCGCTTGTGTGGAAGCTGGTGCAGATATGATCTTCCCAGAAGCTATGACGGAACTTCAACAATATGAGCGTTTCTCAACAGCTCTGCATTCAGCAACAGGTAAACACGTTCCAATTCTTGCCAACATTACTGAGTTTGGCCAAACGCCTTTGTACAACTGCGAAGAGTTGGCGAAATCAAAAGTCGATATGGTGCTTTATCCACTGAGTGCATTCCGTGCAATGAACAAAGCAGCTGAGATGGTGTATAGCCACATTCTGGAAAATGGTAATCAGGAAGCCTTACTCGATAGCATGCAGACCCGTAAAGAGCTGTATGAATATCTGAACTACCACAGTTACGAAGTCAAGCTAGACCAACTGTTTAGCAAGTAG
- the prpC gene encoding bifunctional 2-methylcitrate synthase/citrate synthase, with protein MPHSPKGELGGAGLRGQSAGSTALCTVGKTGTGLTYRGYDITDLANNAQFEEVAHLLLVGHLPNQTELDQYKTRLIGLRGLPQPLKDALELIPADAHPMDVMRTGCSMLGNLETEQDFSQQVAATERMLALFPAIICYWYRFSHDGVRIDTEDRSEDSIGGYFLKMLTDKAPSDLFKQVMHTSLIVYAEHEFNASTFAARVCASTLSDLHSCVTAAIGTLRGPLHGGANEAAMEMIENWQTPDEAEQNILRMLANKDKIMGFGHAIYRESDPRNALIKRWSKELSEFVGDKQLYAVSERVEAVMKREKDLFCNADFFHASAYHFMGIPTKLFTPIFVMSRLTGWAAHVYEQRANNRIIRPSADYTGPEHQDWVPIEKRS; from the coding sequence ATGCCTCATTCCCCTAAAGGAGAGCTAGGCGGAGCTGGCCTACGTGGTCAAAGTGCTGGAAGCACCGCTTTATGTACGGTTGGTAAAACAGGTACAGGTCTAACTTACCGTGGTTACGACATCACAGATTTAGCCAACAATGCACAGTTTGAAGAAGTTGCTCACTTACTGTTAGTCGGGCATCTGCCGAATCAAACTGAATTAGACCAATACAAAACCCGTCTGATTGGCTTACGTGGTTTACCACAACCTCTAAAAGATGCACTTGAATTAATTCCGGCAGACGCTCATCCAATGGATGTAATGCGTACTGGTTGTTCAATGCTCGGTAACTTAGAAACTGAACAAGATTTCTCACAACAAGTTGCCGCTACAGAACGTATGTTAGCCTTGTTCCCAGCCATCATCTGCTATTGGTACAGATTCAGCCATGACGGCGTACGCATTGATACCGAAGACCGCAGCGAAGATTCGATTGGCGGTTATTTCTTAAAAATGTTGACTGATAAAGCGCCAAGCGATTTGTTCAAACAGGTAATGCATACCTCGCTTATCGTTTACGCAGAGCACGAGTTTAATGCTTCAACCTTTGCTGCCCGTGTTTGCGCTTCTACTTTATCTGATTTGCATTCGTGTGTGACAGCTGCAATCGGCACGTTACGTGGACCACTGCATGGTGGTGCAAACGAAGCAGCGATGGAAATGATTGAGAACTGGCAGACACCGGATGAAGCAGAACAAAACATTCTGCGCATGCTGGCCAACAAAGACAAAATTATGGGCTTTGGTCATGCCATCTATCGTGAAAGCGACCCGCGTAACGCGCTGATCAAACGTTGGTCAAAAGAGCTTTCTGAATTCGTTGGTGATAAACAACTTTACGCCGTTTCAGAGCGTGTTGAAGCCGTGATGAAACGTGAAAAAGACTTGTTCTGTAACGCGGATTTCTTCCACGCCTCGGCTTATCACTTTATGGGCATTCCAACCAAGCTATTCACGCCAATATTTGTGATGAGTCGTTTAACGGGTTGGGCTGCACATGTGTACGAGCAACGTGCGAACAACCGAATTATTCGCCCAAGTGCTGATTACACAGGTCCTGAGCATCAAGATTGGGTTCCAATCGAAAAACGCAGTTAA